Proteins from a genomic interval of Enterococcus faecium:
- a CDS encoding ABC transporter ATP-binding protein, translated as MEPLIAIKSAKKIIRNKTILHLDHFTADAGDFVTVVGESGAGKSTLLNILGLNDQFSSGQFYLFNQETKHLTGREKRLIKRNALSFLFQDFGLIEYETINFNLDIGLKFSNLNASDKRIVKYEALKKVNIDKKLSTPVYTLSGGEKQRIACARVLLKNSKIILADEPTGSLDKRNKEQVVEILSQQASQGTLVIVVMHDPYLTKIGNKKIML; from the coding sequence TTGGAACCGTTGATAGCGATAAAAAGTGCAAAAAAAATCATTCGAAACAAAACCATTCTTCATTTGGACCATTTTACTGCGGATGCTGGGGATTTTGTGACTGTAGTTGGAGAGAGCGGAGCAGGGAAAAGTACTTTATTGAATATATTAGGATTGAATGATCAATTCAGTTCAGGGCAATTTTATTTATTTAATCAAGAAACAAAACATTTAACTGGAAGAGAGAAGCGCTTGATAAAAAGAAATGCCCTCTCTTTTCTTTTTCAAGACTTCGGATTGATTGAATATGAAACGATCAATTTTAATTTAGACATTGGCTTGAAGTTTTCGAATTTAAATGCTTCGGATAAACGAATAGTAAAGTATGAAGCATTGAAAAAAGTAAATATAGACAAGAAGCTAAGTACGCCTGTTTATACATTATCTGGTGGTGAGAAGCAAAGAATCGCCTGTGCGAGAGTCTTATTGAAGAATAGCAAAATCATTTTAGCCGATGAACCAACTGGATCATTAGATAAACGAAATAAGGAGCAAGTCGTTGAAATCTTATCGCAACAGGCTTCCCAAGGTACGTTAGTTATCGTGGTCATGCATGATCCATATCTGACCAAAATAGGAAACAAGAAGATCATGCTTTAG
- a CDS encoding class C sortase gives MKPKKRKLLDLLMLFLLLSGIGILAYPFVSDALNNYLDQQIISHYQQQAVKENEEVMAKIQENMTKKNQQLAKEGGNPGADPFTKKKEPVKKDRTYFEKHTIGILTIPKINVNLPIFDQTTMKLLEKGACLLEGTSYPIGGKSTHAVLSSHRGLSQAKLFTNLPQLKIKDHFYIEINGQYLAYQVDQIKTVEPTETEALQIQEDQDLVTLVTCTPYMINSHRLLVRGHRIVVEPEEIKESLEKVKQAKCTAFLLVSGLIGVLLLLFLVILIKFLKK, from the coding sequence ATGAAACCAAAGAAAAGAAAACTTCTAGATCTGCTGATGCTTTTCTTGCTTCTCTCAGGAATAGGGATACTAGCTTATCCATTTGTTAGCGACGCGCTGAATAATTATCTGGATCAGCAGATCATCTCTCATTATCAGCAACAAGCGGTCAAAGAAAATGAAGAAGTCATGGCTAAAATCCAAGAAAACATGACAAAGAAAAACCAGCAATTAGCAAAAGAAGGTGGAAATCCAGGTGCAGATCCCTTTACTAAGAAAAAAGAACCTGTGAAAAAGGATAGAACCTATTTTGAGAAACATACGATCGGTATTTTGACGATCCCCAAAATCAATGTCAACTTACCGATTTTTGATCAAACAACGATGAAACTATTGGAAAAAGGAGCTTGTCTGCTCGAGGGAACCTCATACCCTATTGGAGGCAAATCGACACATGCGGTACTTTCTAGCCATAGAGGCTTGTCGCAAGCAAAATTGTTTACAAATTTACCTCAATTAAAAATAAAAGATCACTTTTATATTGAAATTAACGGACAGTATCTTGCGTATCAAGTCGATCAAATCAAAACCGTAGAACCCACAGAAACAGAAGCGCTGCAAATCCAAGAAGATCAAGATCTAGTCACACTGGTTACTTGTACTCCGTATATGATCAACAGTCACCGTTTACTGGTGCGTGGACACAGAATCGTTGTTGAACCAGAAGAAATAAAGGAATCCTTAGAAAAAGTGAAACAGGCAAAGTGTACTGCATTTTTACTTGTAAGCGGTTTGATCGGTGTGCTCTTGTTGCTATTTTTAGTGATCCTAATAAAATTTTTAAAAAAGTAA
- a CDS encoding helix-turn-helix domain-containing protein, translating to MNIGEKIRTYRRNCKLTQKELGEKIGVSDKTISSWENSRTMPDLEMLSLLHQTLGLPIDFPSIESATESIEPTLPDEPLVIKKSYSSKQPFSLKKTLSFFLLVFCLVYLFLINYQYKNETIDRFNPFLKPQIGYTTLPVGYVDNSIEHWVCNDIFGHGTWLSFHAGEVEKEKNHAVIKHKGKHVMNVRLLTWEAIPSDYQELLSKDYDDALKRSPQEPDRH from the coding sequence ATGAACATCGGAGAAAAAATACGAACTTACCGCAGAAATTGTAAGCTTACGCAAAAAGAATTAGGCGAAAAAATTGGTGTTTCCGATAAAACGATTTCTAGTTGGGAAAATTCTCGTACAATGCCAGACCTTGAAATGCTGTCACTTTTACATCAGACTTTAGGTCTGCCGATTGATTTTCCTTCTATTGAATCAGCTACCGAATCAATAGAACCAACATTGCCAGACGAACCTCTTGTTATCAAGAAATCTTATTCATCAAAACAACCCTTCTCACTCAAAAAGACACTATCTTTCTTTCTGCTCGTCTTTTGTTTGGTCTATCTTTTTCTTATCAATTATCAATACAAAAATGAAACGATTGATCGATTCAATCCTTTTTTGAAACCACAAATCGGCTATACCACACTCCCTGTAGGATACGTGGACAATTCCATCGAACATTGGGTATGTAATGATATCTTTGGCCATGGTACATGGCTGTCTTTTCACGCTGGAGAGGTAGAAAAAGAGAAAAACCATGCTGTAATCAAACACAAAGGAAAACACGTCATGAACGTTCGCCTGCTCACTTGGGAAGCCATTCCCTCAGATTACCAAGAACTTCTCAGCAAAGACTATGACGATGCCTTAAAAAGAAGCCCTCAGGAGCCAGATAGGCATTAA
- a CDS encoding peptidylprolyl isomerase encodes MKKRFLALAIVLGTGLLSGCTNAGEKTAVSYKGGTISEQEVMDSLKKMQGADSAVQQLIVYQVFEDKYGDDVSTKEIDSQYDQTKKQLGDSFDSQLKSAGYTEQTFKDSIKQSLAFQEGLKKHIKLTDEDLKTAWESFHPEVEAQIIQVASEDDAKDVKKAADKGDDFSKLAKDKSTDTTTKEDGGKVKFDSTTTTVPAEVKEAAFKLKDGQVSDVITSTNASTYTTEYYVVKMVKNQNKGNDMDKYKKELKEIATDTKLSDSTFQNKVIGEVLKDANVKIKDKDFENVLSTFTSDSSTASSK; translated from the coding sequence ATGAAAAAAAGATTTTTAGCACTTGCCATCGTACTAGGCACTGGCTTATTGTCAGGCTGTACGAATGCCGGTGAAAAAACAGCCGTTAGTTATAAAGGCGGTACAATCAGCGAACAAGAAGTAATGGATAGCTTGAAAAAAATGCAAGGAGCAGATTCCGCTGTGCAACAGTTGATCGTTTATCAAGTATTTGAAGATAAATATGGAGATGACGTATCAACCAAAGAAATCGATTCCCAATATGATCAAACAAAGAAACAATTGGGTGATTCATTTGATTCACAATTGAAATCTGCAGGTTACACAGAACAAACATTCAAAGACAGTATCAAACAAAGTCTAGCCTTTCAAGAAGGTCTAAAGAAACATATCAAATTGACCGATGAAGATTTAAAAACGGCTTGGGAATCTTTCCATCCAGAAGTGGAAGCTCAAATTATCCAAGTAGCAAGTGAAGATGATGCAAAAGATGTGAAGAAAGCTGCTGATAAGGGAGACGATTTCTCTAAATTAGCCAAAGACAAGTCAACTGATACTACGACAAAAGAAGATGGCGGAAAAGTGAAATTTGATTCCACTACTACAACGGTTCCGGCAGAAGTCAAAGAAGCAGCCTTTAAGTTGAAAGATGGTCAAGTTTCTGATGTGATCACTTCTACCAATGCTTCAACTTATACTACGGAATATTATGTGGTTAAAATGGTGAAAAACCAAAACAAAGGCAACGACATGGATAAATACAAAAAAGAATTGAAAGAAATTGCAACAGACACAAAATTAAGTGACAGTACCTTCCAGAATAAAGTAATTGGCGAAGTATTGAAAGACGCTAATGTAAAAATC